A section of the Alligator mississippiensis isolate rAllMis1 chromosome 8, rAllMis1, whole genome shotgun sequence genome encodes:
- the METRNL gene encoding meteorin-like protein, translating to MLRAPAPGRLPLVLGLLLQLWRGGAAQYSSDLCNWKGSGLTHESHKKDVEQVYLRCSEGSIEWMYPTGALIVNLRPNMFSSSSKHLTVCIKPFKDSTGANIYLEKTGELKLLVRDGDRSPNKVYCFGYDQGGLFIEATPQQDISRKITGFQYELISKGIASDLHTVSAPCRPCSDTEVLLAVCTNDFVVRGSIQDVTNEVEQQESIIDVSVSRLYRQKSKVFQPSEESGSWRGQIKTLLECGVKPGDGDFLFTGRMHFGEARLGCAPRFKDFQRMYKEAKDKGLNPCEIGPD from the exons ATGCTGCGCGCCCCGGCGCCCGGGCGGCTGccgctggtgctggggctgctgctgcagctgtggcggGGCGGCGCGGCGCAGTACTCCAGCGACCTGTGCAACTGGAAGGGCAG tGGCTTAACTCATGAGTCTCACAAGAAGGATGTTGAACAGGTCTACCTCCGCTGTTCTGAAGGATCAATAGAGTGGATGTATCCCACGGGAGCACTAATAGTCAATCTGCGACCCAAtatgttttcttcctcttccaaaCACTTGACTGTTTGCATAAAGCCCTTCAAGGACTCCACAGGAGCAaatatttatttggaaaaaacTGGAGAACTGAAACTGTTGGTCCGAGATGGAGATCGCAGCCCCAATAAAGTGTATTGCTTTGGCTATGATCAAGGGGGCCTGTTTATTGAGGCTACCCCTCAGCAGGACATTAGTCGGAAAATTACAGGCTTCCAATACGAACTGATAAGCAAGGGGATAGCATCCGATTTGCACACAGTCTCTG ccccctgccgacCCTGCAGTGACACAGAAGTCCTCTTGGCTGTCTGCACTAATGATTTTG TTGTCAGAGGTTCCATCCAAGATGTAACAAATGAGGTAGAACAGCAAGAGTCCATAATAGATGTTAGCGTAAGCAGACTCTACAGGCAGAAGAGCAAAGTCTTCCAGCCCTCAGAGGAAAGCGGGAGCTGGCGAGGGCAAATAAAGACCCTGCTGGAATGTGGGGTGAAACCAGGAGATGGAGACTTCCTCTTCACGGGACGCATGCACTTTGGGGAAGCCCGGTTAGGCTGTGCCCCTCGTTTCAAAGACTTCCAAAGGATGTACAAAGAAGCAAAGGACAAAGGGCTAAACCCTTGTGAAATTGGCCCGGACTGA